DNA from Chitinophaga pendula:
GCTCCGCGGTCCCATATTCCGGCGAGGATGATCTCCTGTTCGTCGGTGTTATGTTCGTAGATCTCGTGTGCGATACGGGTGATCTTTTTGTTGATAATATCTTTTGTGAGTATGATATTTTTTGTTTCCATATAACGGTTTACGAGCGGCTAAAGTACGGATTTAATGTCGTTCCTCAATGGGGGTGCGGGGTTTGGTGGTACGATGGTATGAAAATTTTATTTAGATTGCCAATAAGCGTAAATTAGGCCGTCAAATCTGAAATATGAATATAGTACAGGAGCTGTTATTTGTAATTGCCTTAGGGGCAGGCATCTATCTGTTTACCGGGAAAGCGCGCCAGATATGGCGGAATATCTCGTTGGGCAGGGATGTTGCGTTGAACGATGAGCCGGGTAAGCGTTTTCGTAATCTGTTGTTGCTGGCGTTTGGTCAGAAGAAGATGTTCCGGAATCCGCTGGTAGCAGTGCTGCATTTTTTCGTATATGCGGGTTTTCTTATTATCAATATTGAGATACTGGAAATCGTACTGGATGGGATATTCGGCAAGCATCGTTTATTCGCTCCTGTTATAGGCAGCTTATATGGTGTGTTGATCGGATGTTTTGAGTTGCTGGCGGTGACGGTGATCCTGGGTTGTGCGGTGTTTCTGATACGCAGGAATATATTGAAGTTAAAACGCTTCGTGAGTAAGGATCTGGAAGGGTGGCCGCGTTCTGATGCGAACTATATCCTGATCACGGAGATTGTGCTGATGTTGTTATTCCTGACGATGAATACTGCGGACCAGGTGTTACAATCGAGGGGAGTGGAGCATTATACGGTGACGGGCTCTTTCTGGGTGACGGGTCAGTTTACTTTTCTATTGAGCGGTTTATCTGACGGTACGCTGATCGCGATAGAGCGGGCGTGCTGGTGGTTGCATATACTTGGTATACTGGCGTTCCTTAACTATTTGCCTTATTCGAAGCACCTGCATATTGTACTGGCGTTCCCGAATGCTTATTTCAGTGATTTGCGTCCGAAGGGTAAGATGGAGAATATGCCTGCTGTACAGCACGAGGTAGCGATGATGCTGCAGCCGGAGTTGGCAGCGAATGCTCCTGCGGATGCGGCGATGCCGAAGTTTGGGGCGAAAGATATTACGGATCTGACGTGGAAGAACCTGTTGGATGCATATAGTTGTACGGAGTGTGGCCGTTGTACGGCGGCATGTCCGGCTAATATTACGGGTAAGTTGTTATCTCCCCGTAAGATTATGATGGATACGCGTGACAGGGCGGAGGAAGTGGGGTTGAACATTAAAAAGAACGGTAGTTTTCAGGATGACGGGAAGGCATTGTTGCGTGATTACATCAGTGAGGAGGAGTTGCGGGCCTGTACGAGTTGTAATGCTTGTGTGGAGGAGTGTCCGGTAAGTATTAATCCGTTGCATATTATCCTGCAGTTGCGTCGTCACCTGGTGATGGAGGAATCCAGTGCGCCGCAGGAGTGGAATA
Protein-coding regions in this window:
- a CDS encoding (Fe-S)-binding protein, which codes for MNIVQELLFVIALGAGIYLFTGKARQIWRNISLGRDVALNDEPGKRFRNLLLLAFGQKKMFRNPLVAVLHFFVYAGFLIINIEILEIVLDGIFGKHRLFAPVIGSLYGVLIGCFELLAVTVILGCAVFLIRRNILKLKRFVSKDLEGWPRSDANYILITEIVLMLLFLTMNTADQVLQSRGVEHYTVTGSFWVTGQFTFLLSGLSDGTLIAIERACWWLHILGILAFLNYLPYSKHLHIVLAFPNAYFSDLRPKGKMENMPAVQHEVAMMLQPELAANAPADAAMPKFGAKDITDLTWKNLLDAYSCTECGRCTAACPANITGKLLSPRKIMMDTRDRAEEVGLNIKKNGSFQDDGKALLRDYISEEELRACTSCNACVEECPVSINPLHIILQLRRHLVMEESSAPQEWNMMFSNIENNMAPWKFSPDDRDRWATES